The Mucilaginibacter rubeus genomic interval ATTTGCGCCAGGATGGTAATTGGGTTGGCGACCGCGCCACCGTAAACGCCGGAATGCAGATCGCGGTTAGGGCCGGTTACTTCAACTTCAAGATAGGATAGGCCACGTAAGCCGGTTTCGAGCGAAGGGTGCTCCATGCTGATCATCGATGTATCGGAGATCAATACAACATCGGCTTTCAGTTTCTCCTTATTGGCTTTAACAAAGATGCCCAGGTTTGAGGATCCAACTTCTTCTTCGCCCTCAATCATAAATTTGATGTTGCATGGAAGCGTGTTGGTTTGCATCATCAGCTCAAAAGCTTTTACATGCATGTAAAACTGGCCTTTATCATCGCAGGCGCCGCGGGCATATATTTTACCATCCCTAACAGTTGGTTCAAATGGAGGGGTTTTCCATAATTCCAGCGGATCGGGTGGTTGTACGTCATAGTGGCCATAAACCAGCACAGTAGGCTTTGACGGATCTATGATCTTTTCGCCGTATACAATGGGGTACCCGGCGGTTTGGCAAATTTCAACATTATCTGCTCCTGCATCGCGGAGTCTTGCTGCCACATAATCGGCAGTTTTTAGTACTTCTGGTTTGTATTTTGGGTCGGCACTAACCGATGCTAAACGTAACAGGTCAAATAACTCATCAAGTAAACGCTGTTTGTTTTGCTCAACATATTGCTTTATGTGCTGCATAATATTATGGTTTGCAGCAAATATAGCTAATTAGGTCATTGTAGTCATTAGGTCATTGCGTCATTAAAAGGATGAAAGTTTTAACAAAATCCTTATGGATGACTGGCAAATATCTTTTTAGGTTATTATCAATCTGCAGATCCTAAGTCCTTTTTAGGGGCGTCGGCAGCCTTGGTTGAAAATCCTGGTTTCTCGATTTTTATTTTAACCACTTCTTGTTTAGCTTCTTTATGAGTTAACGAAACTGCGGTAAGCCCTGTTGCTATTAAAACCGCTGCTGCTATGATGAATTTTTTCATGTTGTTAACTTTTTATGATGAATTGTATTATAGTTGAAGAGGGCGATTATGCCATGAAATCAGCAGAACCTAAATCTCTTTTTGGGCCAGGACCAGATTGAGCAAAGTCAGCAGAGCCCAAGTCACGTTTTGGCTGAGGACCGAAAGCAAAGTCAGCAGAACCTAAGTCACGTTTTGGCTGAGGGCCGAAAGCAAAGTCAGCAGAACCCAAGTCACGTTTTGGTTGAGGACCGAAAGCAAAGTCAGCAGAACCTAAGTCACGTTTTGGCTGAGGACCGAAAGCGAAATCAGCAGAACCTAAGTCACGTTTTGGTTGAGGACCGAATGCGAAATCAGCAGAACCTAAGTCACGTTTTGGCTGAGGACCGAAAGCAAAGTCAGCAGAACCTAAATCACGTTTTGGTTGAGGGCCGAAAGCGAAGTCAGCAGAACCTAAGTCACGTTTTGGTTGAGGACCGAAAGCAAAGTCAGCAGAACCTAAATCACGTTTTGGTTGAGGGCCGAAAGCGAAATCAGCAGAACCTAAATCTCTTTTTGGGCCAGGACCAGATTGAGCGAAATCAGCAGAACCTAAATCTCTTTTTGGACCAGGACCAGATTGAGCGAAATCAGCAGAACCTAAATCTCTTTTTGGACCAGGACCAGACTGAGCAAAATCAGCAGAACCTAAATCACGTTTTGGTTGAGGGCCGAAAGCGAAATCAGCAGAACCTAAATCTCTTTTTGGACCAGGACCAGACTGAGCGAAATCAGCAGAACCTAAATCTCTTTTTGGGCCAGGACCAGATTGAGCGAAATCAGCAGAACCTAAATCTCTTTTTGGACCAGGACCAGACTGAGCGAAATCAGCAGAACCTAAATCTCTTTTTGGACCAGGACCAGACTGAGCAAAATCAGCAGAACCTAAATCTCTCTTTGGACCAGGACCAGACTGAGCAAAATCAGCAGAACCTAAATCTCTTTTTGGGCCAGGACCAGACTGAGCGAAATCAGCAGAACCTAAATCTCTTTTTGGGCCAGGACCAGACTGAGCGAAATCAGCAGAACCTAAATCTCTTTTTGGCTGAGGACCACGAGCAAAATCAGCAGAACCTAAGTCACGTTTTGGCTGAGGACCGCGAGCAAAATCAGCAGAACCTAAATCTCTTTTGGGTTGAGGGCCACGGGCATCGGCAGAGCCTAAATCACGTTTTGGTTGAGGGCCGTTGGCGGCATTTGCTATAGTAGCGGTTGATAATATGGTGCTTAATGCTAAAGTTGCTATCAGTGTTAAATTTTTCATGATGTTTTAAATGTGTGGGGGTACTTAAATATTTTTTTTGTTGATTATCTCTGTTGTATGTTGTTTCTTGTTTTATCAGTCGGCGCTGCCTAAATCTCTTTTAAAGCCGGTTGTTAGTGAGTTTACCGGTGCAATCACAAGTTTTTCTTTGCTTTCGTTTTTGCTTGTAGTTGATGATAATGCACCTGCGCTAAGCACTACTGTTGTTATGAGGATGAATTTTTTCATGTTGTTTTATGTTTATGATCGTGAATAGATAAATCAGTCAGCACTCCCCAGGTCTCTTTTGTAGCCGGTTGTAAATAAATGAAGGTTAGCAAACTCAACTTTAGGGCTTTCTTTTTTGCATGATGAGATAGCTCCTGTAAACAGAACTGCTAAAGCGATGGTGATTATTTTTTTCATGATCGTATGATATTATCGATGTTGAATTTCTGTATTGATTTTTTAATTGATCTCAGTCGGCACTTCCCAGGTCGCGTTTAAAACCTGTTGGTGTTTTAGTGAAATTGACAGCTGTTGGCTGTGCATCTTTTTTTGCCGATGATGACAAAACTGATGACGGTGACAGTACCCCGGCGCCTACGGTAAGGAGTACAAAAAACAC includes:
- a CDS encoding dipeptidase, translated to MQHIKQYVEQNKQRLLDELFDLLRLASVSADPKYKPEVLKTADYVAARLRDAGADNVEICQTAGYPIVYGEKIIDPSKPTVLVYGHYDVQPPDPLELWKTPPFEPTVRDGKIYARGACDDKGQFYMHVKAFELMMQTNTLPCNIKFMIEGEEEVGSSNLGIFVKANKEKLKADVVLISDTSMISMEHPSLETGLRGLSYLEVEVTGPNRDLHSGVYGGAVANPITILAQMIATLHDENNHITIPGFYNDVVPLTEAERAALNSAPYDEAEYKKDLDVTELWGEKGYSTFERTGTRPTLELNGIWGGYIGEGAKTVLPSKANAKISMRLVPNQTSEAITKLFTDHFLSIAPPYVKVKVTPHHGGEPAVTPTDSVAYRAAQKAIAESFGKEPIPTRGGGSIPIVALFEAELGLKTVLMGFGLDSDALHSPNEKYDIYNYYKGIETIPLFHKYFAELSE